Genomic segment of Umezawaea sp. Da 62-37:
CGCCCGCGTCGGCGAGTTCGTGGGCCGGTCCGGTGAGGAGCTGGACGGGCTCGTGGCGCACCCGCTCGGCGCGCACGCCGTCGGGCAGCGCCGCCGCGGCGACGGCGCGGAAGGACACGTCGACCGCGCCGGACCGGATGGCGTCGACGGCGGTGTCCGCGTCGGGGAGCGTCACGACGTCGAGTCCCACGTCCGGGTGCGCGCGGTGGAAGTCGCGCAGCAGGTCCGCGGGCGCGAGCCGCCGTCCGATCACGTCCACGCACAGCGCGCGGCGGCCGGGGCGCACCGAGGCGGCCGCCCGTTCCTCGGCCCGCAGGAGGTCACGCGCGTGGCTCAGGAACGCCCGCCCGTCCGGGGTGAGCAGCGAGCCGCGCGCGGTGCGGGTGAACAGCCGCACGCCGAGGTCGTTCTCCAGTGCGGCGATCCGCTTGGAGACGGCCTGCTGGGTGACCGACAGCTCGGCGGCGGCGTCCTGGAACCGGCCCGCCTCCGCGGCGGCCACGAAGGTGCGCACGGCGTCGAGGTCCACGACGGCCGACTCTAGGGCCCGGCCCACAACCGGTGGTTGTTTGACCCGCCGGTGCGCCGCTCGCTTGGATCCACGGGACTGGGGGAGGAGTCCGGAGTGGTGGGTCGGCGGTCGTTGGGGCGGCGGTTCGGGTGGCTGTGGGCGGCGTACGCGACGAGCGCGTTCGGGACGCGGCTGGCGTTCGACGCGTTCCCGCTGATCGCGGTGCTGGTCCTGCACGCGGGACCCGCGGAGGTGTCGGTGCTGGCGGCCGCCGGGCTGGCGGTGGGGGCGGTGATCGCGGTGCCGCTGGGCGCCTGGATCGAGTTCCGGCGCAAGCGGCCCGTGATGGTGGCGATGGACCTGGTGCGGTTCGTCGCGCTGGCGAGCGTGCCGGTCGCCTTCGCGTTCGGCCTGCTGGGGTTCGCGCAGCTGCTGGTGGTGTCGATCGTCGTGGGCGCGGCGGACATCGCGTTCCAGGCGGCGAGCGGGGCGTACCTGCGGGCGCTGGTGGCGCGGGAGGACCTGCTCGTGGCGAACGGCCGGTTCGAGTCGACGGCCTGGACGACCACGATGCTCGGGCCGCCGTTGGGCGGGGCCGCGATCGGGCTGTTCGGGCCGGTGACGACCGTGGTGGCCGACGCGGTGAGCTACCTGCTGTCGGCGGCGGGGCTGCGGGCGATCGGTGGTGACGAGCCGCGCCCCGTGCGGAGCGGTGCGCCGCCGCGGGGGCGGGACCTGGTCGAGGGGTGGCGGTACGTGCTGGGGCACCCGGTGCTGCGGCCGCTGTTCTTCAACACGGTCCTGGTCAGCGGCCTGATCATGGCGACCGCGCCGCTGCTGGCCGTGCTCATGCTCGGGCCCCTCGGGTTCGCGCCCTGGCAGTACGGGCTCGCGTTCGCGGCGCCCTGCGTCGGCGGGCTGATCGGTGCCCGGCTGTCGCCGGGGCTGGTCGGGCGGTTCGGGCGGCACCGGGTGGTGCGCGTCGTCGGAGCGCTGCGGGCGTGCTGGCTCGTGGGGCTGGCGTTCGTCCACTCCGGCACGTCCGGGCTGGTGCTGGTGGTGGTGGTCGAACTGGGGCTGATCACGTGCATGGGCGTGTTCACCCCGGTGTTCGCCACCTACCGGCTGGAGCAGGTGCCCGCCGACCGGCTCGTGCGCACCCTGTCGGCGTGGTCGATCACGAGCAAGGCGACCATCGCCGTCATGACCGCCCTGTGGGGGCTGCTGGCCGGTCTCACCGGGCCGCGCACGGCGGTCGGGATCGCCGGACTGCTCATGCTGGCCACCCCGTTCCTGCTGCCCCGGCACGAGCGCGCCGACGAGCCGGGGCCCGCGGTGGAGGACACCGCGGACCCCGGCCTCAGGCGTTGACCATCAGGTGCACTGCTTCCAGGCGAAGTGGTACGTGGTCTCGATGCTGCCGTCGGTCGAGTCCATCGCCATGAAGCTGGTCGTCTTCTTCGGGTCCGACGTCCCCGCGGCGACGCGCAACTCGGTGTTGATGTTGAAGTTGCGCAGCTCGCCGCACGGCGAGTAGACGATCGCGGCCACCTCGGTGCTGTCGGTGGCCTGCCAGTCGTCGCTCATCGGCCCGTTGTAGGAGTGGGACTTGTACGACGTGGGCGACATGCCCTGGAAGTAGTAGTTGGCCCGCTCGGTGCCGCTGGCGCCCGCCTCCAGGTGCGCGAACCCGCGGTAGTCGGCCTGGGCGATGCCGTAGGTGAAACCCTGCGGCACGTTGACCCTCAGGTTGAGCTGGCAGTTCTTCCGGAAGTCGGTGGGCAGCGCGCCGATGCCGACCTGGGCGAGGAAGTCGCTGTAGGTCACCGTGAACGCCTTGTTGTCCGGCGAGACGGCCACCGCGGCCGTGCCCGTCGGGCAGCCCGACCCGAGAACGGTGACGACCTCGATGGTGATGTGGTCCGGAGGGGGAACGATGCCCGGTGCGCCGCCGGGTGGGAACGTGATCGTGGACAGGGCCATGAGGGCGGCCGTGATCGCACTGAGCATGGGTGCACCTTTCTGAATGCGGTCATCCGTGAAATGGCGGCGCGGCGAATGAAAACGTTTCTAAGGGCGATGAAAACGTTCTAGACGGCCCAGGGGAATATCAGGGGCACTGTTTCCACGCGAAGTGGACTGTCGTTCGAACGCTGCCGTCGGTCGAGTCCATGGCCATGAAGCTCGTCGTTTTCGTGATGTCCGAGGTGCCGGCACTGACGCGCAATTCAGTGTTCAGGTTCAGGATCTTCTGCTCGCCGCACGGCGCGTAGACGATCGAGGCGACGTCCGTCTTGTCGGTGGCCTGCCAGTAGTCGTTCAGCGGCCCGCTGAAGTTGTGGCTCACCTGCGTCGTCGGCGAGTTGCCCGCGAAGTAGTAGTTCGCCTTCTCCAGTCCCTTGGCGCCCGCCGCGAGGTGGCCGAACCCCCGGTAGTCGGCCTGGGCGACGCCGTAGGTGAAGCCCTGCGGGTAGTTCACGCGCAGGCTGAGCTGGCAGTTCTTCCGGAACTCCGTGGGCTCCGCACCGACACCGATCTGGGCGAGGAAGTCGCTGTAGGTCACCGTGAAAGCGGTGTTGTCGGCGGACGGCGCCACCGCCGCGGTGCCCGCTGGGCAGCCGGATCCGTTGACCGTGACGACGGTGACGGTAATGCGCTCGCCCGGCGGGGAATCGGCGGTCGTGGCAGGCGCTATGACCGTGGACAAAGCCATGACGGCAGCTGCCATCGTAGTGAGCATGGGGATACCTTTCCGATACCTCTCGACCTGATGGCGGCGCAGGAACCGAACGGTAGCGCAAAGGTGCGCGTCAGGGCATCAGGCTGTATGGAGTAAAAATTCCCACGGAATTTACTTGGCATCAGCGAAGGATGTCCTTCATGGCCGGGAAAATGACTCCTGTTGGATTTTCACCGGCTGAACCGAAAGAACGCGAGAGGTGCGTCAGCGGACGCCGCGAGGCCGGAACTGGACGCTGACGCGCGGTCCGACGGGCTTCGCCGTCTTCGGGATCGCGTGCTCCCACGTCCGCTGGCACGAGCCGCCCATGACGATCAGGTCGCCGTGTCCGAGCGCGTGCCGCACGGTCTCGCCACCGCCGCGCGGCCGCAGCAGCAGGGCGCGCGGGGCGCCGACGGAGACGATCGCGACCATCGTGTCCTCGGTGGCGCCTCGACCGATCGTGTCGCCGTGCCACGCCACGCTGTCGCGCCCGTCGCGGTAGTAGCACAGGCCCGCGGTGCGGAACGGCTCGCCGAGCTCCGCCGCGTAGTGCTCGCTCAACGCGGTCCGCGCGACCTCCAGCACGGGGTGCGGCAGCGGCGCGCGCTCGTCGTAGAAGCACAGCAGGCGCGGCACGTCGACGACCCGGTCGTACATCTGCCTGCGCTCGGCCACCCACGGCACCCCGTCGGCCAGTTCGG
This window contains:
- a CDS encoding DUF4360 domain-containing protein, yielding MLTTMAAAVMALSTVIAPATTADSPPGERITVTVVTVNGSGCPAGTAAVAPSADNTAFTVTYSDFLAQIGVGAEPTEFRKNCQLSLRVNYPQGFTYGVAQADYRGFGHLAAGAKGLEKANYYFAGNSPTTQVSHNFSGPLNDYWQATDKTDVASIVYAPCGEQKILNLNTELRVSAGTSDITKTTSFMAMDSTDGSVRTTVHFAWKQCP
- a CDS encoding DUF4360 domain-containing protein translates to MLSAITAALMALSTITFPPGGAPGIVPPPDHITIEVVTVLGSGCPTGTAAVAVSPDNKAFTVTYSDFLAQVGIGALPTDFRKNCQLNLRVNVPQGFTYGIAQADYRGFAHLEAGASGTERANYYFQGMSPTSYKSHSYNGPMSDDWQATDSTEVAAIVYSPCGELRNFNINTELRVAAGTSDPKKTTSFMAMDSTDGSIETTYHFAWKQCT
- a CDS encoding LysR family transcriptional regulator, translated to MDLDAVRTFVAAAEAGRFQDAAAELSVTQQAVSKRIAALENDLGVRLFTRTARGSLLTPDGRAFLSHARDLLRAEERAAASVRPGRRALCVDVIGRRLAPADLLRDFHRAHPDVGLDVVTLPDADTAVDAIRSGAVDVSFRAVAAAALPDGVRAERVRHEPVQLLTGPAHELADAGAIPIAALEGHPIWMPGIGAPTEWGAFYRDLAAAFGLTVDATGPDFGTEPLLDVLAASSTVASFIGEQSRLLWPADYDLRRVTLHDPVPVYPHSLVWREDNPHPALTALRAHLGTAPPATGTWTPKWTEDPRLRPAGPRSR
- a CDS encoding MFS transporter translates to MGRRSLGRRFGWLWAAYATSAFGTRLAFDAFPLIAVLVLHAGPAEVSVLAAAGLAVGAVIAVPLGAWIEFRRKRPVMVAMDLVRFVALASVPVAFAFGLLGFAQLLVVSIVVGAADIAFQAASGAYLRALVAREDLLVANGRFESTAWTTTMLGPPLGGAAIGLFGPVTTVVADAVSYLLSAAGLRAIGGDEPRPVRSGAPPRGRDLVEGWRYVLGHPVLRPLFFNTVLVSGLIMATAPLLAVLMLGPLGFAPWQYGLAFAAPCVGGLIGARLSPGLVGRFGRHRVVRVVGALRACWLVGLAFVHSGTSGLVLVVVVELGLITCMGVFTPVFATYRLEQVPADRLVRTLSAWSITSKATIAVMTALWGLLAGLTGPRTAVGIAGLLMLATPFLLPRHERADEPGPAVEDTADPGLRR
- a CDS encoding alpha-ketoglutarate-dependent dioxygenase AlkB, with the translated sequence MSVPVQASLFDDSEEIGLRGLTSVRRTALDRGAWVDVRPGWLSGASELFAELADGVPWVAERRQMYDRVVDVPRLLCFYDERAPLPHPVLEVARTALSEHYAAELGEPFRTAGLCYYRDGRDSVAWHGDTIGRGATEDTMVAIVSVGAPRALLLRPRGGGETVRHALGHGDLIVMGGSCQRTWEHAIPKTAKPVGPRVSVQFRPRGVR